From a single Acidobacteriota bacterium genomic region:
- a CDS encoding HAD-IA family hydrolase translates to MGVPGFERVRAIVFDLDGTLIDSYEAIAVSLNHALELAGKPPKSFAEVRGLVGLGLETLIERALGGPEGVAGAVEDFRRHYDRVCVGMTTLLPEVAETLAELDRRGYAMSIATNKPSYFAWRLLEGLHVRRHVTAVFGPDVVENRKPHPEMVLTAMLRMGVTPAQTLYVGDMEVDVETARAAGVPVVVVPTGSRSAAELAEARPDRLLSSLKDLLDLVPRVAPPRSPAPK, encoded by the coding sequence ATGGGGGTCCCGGGCTTCGAGCGCGTGCGGGCGATCGTCTTCGATCTCGACGGGACGCTCATCGACTCGTACGAGGCGATCGCCGTGAGCCTCAACCACGCCCTGGAGCTCGCCGGCAAGCCGCCGAAGTCTTTCGCCGAGGTGCGGGGGCTGGTGGGCTTAGGCCTCGAGACCCTCATCGAGCGCGCGCTGGGAGGTCCGGAGGGCGTCGCGGGGGCGGTCGAGGATTTCCGGCGCCACTACGATCGCGTCTGCGTCGGGATGACGACGCTCCTTCCGGAGGTCGCGGAAACTCTCGCCGAGCTCGACCGGCGCGGCTACGCGATGTCGATCGCCACCAACAAGCCGTCGTACTTCGCGTGGCGGCTCCTCGAAGGGCTGCACGTGAGGCGGCACGTGACCGCCGTGTTCGGCCCCGACGTCGTCGAGAACCGCAAGCCCCATCCCGAGATGGTCCTCACCGCGATGCTGCGGATGGGGGTCACTCCGGCCCAGACGCTCTACGTCGGCGACATGGAGGTGGACGTGGAGACGGCGCGGGCGGCGGGGGTGCCTGTCGTCGTCGTCCCGACCGGGAGCCGCTCGGCCGCCGAGCTCGCCGAGGCCAGGCCGGATCGCCTCCTCTCATCCCTCAAGGACCTGCTGGACCTCGTCCCTCGCGTCGCCCCCCCTCGCTCACCCGCGCCGAAGTGA
- a CDS encoding RluA family pseudouridine synthase: MKHVARASAGGRYYTGVETPPRQRSLVYRVTERDAGVRLDLFLKERIPKMSREGLKRAIVDRVVVRGRPRARASTALRAGDEVEMTYPPPEASRAVADGAAAPRILHDDAAILVADKPAGMLSHATSRSTSLSLLGWLRGAGFGELHLVHRLDRETSGLTVLARTAEAARALSRDFARRAVEKRYLAIVFGEVAAEEGVIDRPIGSARGSAVHVKQGVDEENGRPARTRIRVLERLRGFTFLELHPETGRRHQIRVHLMSIGHPVAGDVLYGARESREAGITGRQLLHAGGIRFRHPASGDAVSFDSPIPPDMEAFLVSRRRPGA; encoded by the coding sequence TTGAAGCATGTCGCGCGGGCGTCGGCGGGCGGCCGCTATTATACCGGGGTGGAGACGCCGCCGCGCCAGAGGAGCCTCGTCTACCGCGTCACCGAGCGCGACGCGGGGGTGCGCCTCGACCTCTTCCTGAAGGAGCGCATCCCGAAGATGTCGCGCGAGGGGCTCAAGCGCGCCATCGTCGACCGCGTCGTCGTGCGGGGCCGCCCCCGCGCGCGCGCCTCGACGGCGCTCCGCGCGGGGGACGAGGTCGAGATGACGTACCCTCCGCCCGAGGCGTCGCGCGCCGTCGCGGACGGCGCCGCCGCCCCACGGATCCTCCACGACGACGCGGCGATCCTCGTCGCCGACAAGCCCGCCGGGATGCTCTCTCACGCGACGTCGCGATCGACGTCCCTCTCGCTCCTCGGGTGGCTCCGCGGGGCGGGCTTTGGCGAGCTCCACCTGGTCCACCGGCTCGATCGCGAGACGAGCGGCCTGACCGTTCTCGCGAGGACGGCGGAGGCGGCGCGCGCCCTCTCCAGGGATTTCGCGCGGCGCGCGGTCGAGAAGCGGTATCTCGCGATCGTCTTCGGCGAGGTGGCGGCGGAAGAGGGAGTCATCGATCGGCCCATCGGGAGCGCCAGGGGATCCGCCGTGCACGTGAAGCAGGGGGTGGACGAGGAGAATGGGCGGCCGGCCCGGACGAGGATTCGGGTGCTCGAGAGGCTCCGGGGGTTCACCTTCCTCGAGCTGCATCCGGAGACGGGGAGGCGGCACCAGATCCGCGTCCACCTGATGTCGATCGGTCACCCGGTCGCCGGCGACGTTCTCTACGGCGCGCGCGAGAGCCGCGAGGCGGGGATCACGGGGCGGCAGCTCCTCCATGCGGGGGGGATTCGCTTCCGCCATCCCGCGAGCGGTGACGCCGTGTCGTTCGACTCGCCGATCCCGCCCGACATGGAGGCGTTCCTCGTCAGTCGTCGCCGGCCCGGCGCCTGA
- a CDS encoding TonB-dependent receptor, with amino-acid sequence MKQPRAAIAGIVFAASVGAAAALSSSALRGTVRADDGTPLPGVIVTLTCGPAAAPQTPVRLLTDVHGAFTFNGLEAERPCTLRADLPGYAAIDIGPIALRSGKTTDLPVRLTPSDELTTRVVVEATPRTVDTETAVTSTRFNDEYIEGLPLVGRNFQDLLTLAPGITDTDGDGNPNVHGARDTGLQYRLDGADITDPLTGHFGQVLNLDAIKEVELITSGASAEYGRADGGFANIITKSGTNEFEASARFFFRSIYFDSRGAAANDTFQAATPTTLSFRDLKGAFTFGGPVARDRLWYFASVQSIDIQTPVSLGGAGTFVRTIRGYQGLAKLTWQISSDNKISIEGNFDPQRYGGLGLRPGVLAESDYIFRTGGLTSTLRWTTILSPVLLMETTLSHFDTGQGYDPVSSRFAPVHVDVRADAGGEQFFALYPCNVVNCFRSIAPTNLYQIDRYNNEVSGPYYQKDGDRRIRNSFGSTFNLNLDDAWGSHSVRAGFEYTDEAYDDRLITNPVLSSSLRPSHGPILSPVDNPIAVSGIQLLTSFDPLISYPHATGGGLAAFVQENWKPASNLTLGFGLRLDQEIVDTFGRQPFRLRAEAREALRRFDLACSIVGVLCEINRTPGKPSSGLPTRIAAPPDSPLARFDTNEDGWFDTGRGGEGDAIWGLYTRPELRPGENFTIANRNLAPRLSFAWDPWNDGRTKVSGTMGRYFDRLFLGEVTVEQLPDVRNFVFVPGPDVTPWINPGDRSLPTLTRSIFEVNRGLTTPYTDERTFTVEREIAPEWSIAVTSIQRTAKNLLQDFDVNHITCPDYRKVFHVDTYTICGENGRLVMDLFGGFPDRPPRNDLPIDPVPLVGPLSLPNGAPDLYNVNPYFDQVFRVGNYNASRYRALELVLNRRLHHNWQMQLSYSLSRATGDAEQFLSVLGDDPAYRDKQRGPLDYDQRHIVKAFASTHLPKRVILGGSIFWASGTPFSAIYETIDIDDVGNSAPRFSYVNGRRNDQRNGDQWTVNGRVEKGFAISGKSAEAYFAVDNLLGQDDVTLYESRASAGALGLRSFNRRFGRRWEMGMSIHI; translated from the coding sequence ATGAAACAGCCGCGCGCCGCGATCGCCGGTATCGTCTTCGCCGCGTCGGTGGGCGCGGCCGCCGCGCTGAGCAGCTCCGCCCTGCGCGGCACTGTGCGCGCGGACGACGGCACCCCCCTCCCCGGAGTGATCGTCACGCTCACGTGCGGCCCGGCCGCCGCGCCTCAGACCCCCGTGCGCCTCCTCACCGACGTCCACGGCGCGTTCACGTTCAACGGCCTCGAGGCGGAGCGGCCGTGCACCCTCAGGGCCGATCTCCCCGGGTACGCGGCGATCGACATCGGCCCGATCGCGCTCCGCTCTGGAAAGACGACCGACCTGCCGGTCCGGCTCACCCCTTCGGACGAGCTGACGACGCGGGTCGTCGTCGAGGCGACGCCGCGGACGGTGGACACCGAGACGGCGGTCACGAGCACGCGGTTCAACGACGAGTACATCGAAGGGCTGCCGCTCGTCGGCAGGAACTTCCAGGACCTCCTGACGCTGGCCCCCGGCATCACGGACACCGACGGCGACGGGAACCCGAACGTCCACGGCGCGCGCGACACCGGACTGCAGTACCGCCTCGACGGCGCCGACATCACCGACCCTCTCACCGGCCACTTCGGCCAGGTCCTCAACCTCGACGCCATCAAGGAGGTCGAGCTGATCACGTCGGGGGCCTCGGCCGAGTACGGGCGCGCCGACGGCGGCTTCGCCAACATCATCACGAAGTCGGGAACGAACGAGTTCGAGGCGTCGGCGAGGTTCTTCTTCCGTTCGATCTACTTCGACTCGCGCGGCGCCGCCGCGAACGACACCTTCCAGGCGGCCACCCCGACGACCCTCTCGTTCCGCGACCTGAAGGGGGCCTTCACCTTCGGCGGCCCGGTCGCGAGGGACCGCCTCTGGTACTTCGCGTCGGTCCAGAGCATAGACATCCAGACCCCGGTGTCCCTGGGGGGGGCGGGGACGTTCGTGCGGACGATTCGGGGCTACCAGGGGCTCGCCAAGCTCACGTGGCAGATCTCCTCCGACAACAAGATCTCGATTGAGGGGAACTTCGATCCCCAGCGCTACGGCGGCCTGGGCCTCAGGCCCGGAGTCCTCGCAGAGAGCGATTACATCTTCCGGACCGGGGGGCTGACATCGACCCTACGCTGGACGACGATCCTCTCCCCCGTCCTCCTCATGGAGACGACCCTCTCGCACTTCGACACCGGCCAGGGGTACGACCCGGTCTCCAGTCGTTTCGCGCCGGTGCACGTGGACGTGCGCGCCGACGCCGGGGGCGAGCAGTTCTTCGCACTCTACCCCTGCAACGTCGTGAACTGCTTCCGGTCGATTGCCCCGACGAACCTCTACCAGATCGATCGCTACAACAACGAGGTGTCCGGGCCGTACTACCAGAAGGACGGGGACCGCCGGATCCGGAACTCCTTCGGCTCGACTTTCAACCTGAACCTCGACGACGCGTGGGGATCGCACTCGGTCCGCGCCGGCTTCGAGTACACCGACGAGGCGTACGACGACCGGCTCATCACGAACCCGGTCCTCTCGAGCTCCCTGAGGCCCTCGCACGGGCCGATCCTGTCGCCGGTCGACAACCCGATCGCCGTCTCCGGAATCCAGCTCCTGACGTCGTTCGACCCGCTCATCTCGTACCCGCACGCGACCGGAGGAGGGCTCGCCGCCTTCGTCCAGGAGAACTGGAAGCCGGCCTCGAACCTCACGCTCGGCTTCGGCCTGCGCCTCGATCAGGAGATCGTGGACACGTTCGGGCGACAGCCTTTCCGCCTGCGCGCCGAGGCGCGCGAAGCGCTTCGGAGATTCGATCTGGCCTGCTCCATCGTCGGCGTCCTGTGCGAGATCAACCGGACACCGGGGAAACCCTCGAGCGGCCTGCCGACGAGGATCGCTGCGCCCCCCGATTCCCCTCTCGCGCGGTTCGACACGAACGAGGACGGGTGGTTCGACACGGGGCGGGGGGGCGAGGGGGACGCCATCTGGGGGCTCTACACCCGCCCCGAGCTTCGCCCGGGCGAGAACTTCACGATCGCGAACCGGAACCTCGCCCCGCGCCTCTCGTTCGCGTGGGATCCCTGGAACGACGGACGCACGAAGGTGTCGGGGACGATGGGGCGCTACTTCGACCGCCTCTTCCTCGGCGAGGTGACCGTCGAGCAGCTCCCGGATGTGCGGAACTTCGTCTTCGTTCCCGGCCCGGACGTGACCCCCTGGATCAACCCGGGGGATCGCTCCCTCCCGACCCTCACGCGGAGCATCTTCGAGGTGAACCGCGGCCTCACGACACCCTACACCGACGAGAGGACCTTCACGGTCGAGCGCGAGATCGCCCCCGAGTGGTCGATCGCCGTCACTTCGATCCAGCGCACCGCGAAAAACCTGCTCCAGGACTTCGACGTCAACCACATCACCTGTCCCGATTACCGAAAGGTCTTCCACGTCGATACGTACACGATCTGCGGGGAGAACGGGCGCCTCGTGATGGATCTCTTCGGCGGCTTCCCCGACAGGCCGCCGAGGAACGACCTGCCGATCGATCCGGTCCCCCTGGTCGGCCCGCTCAGCCTGCCGAACGGCGCCCCCGATCTCTACAACGTGAACCCCTACTTCGACCAGGTCTTCCGGGTCGGGAACTACAACGCCAGCCGCTACCGCGCTCTCGAGCTCGTCCTGAACCGCCGGCTCCACCACAACTGGCAGATGCAGCTCTCCTACTCCCTCTCCAGGGCGACGGGGGACGCCGAGCAGTTCCTGTCGGTCCTGGGGGACGACCCGGCTTACCGCGACAAGCAGCGCGGCCCCCTCGACTACGATCAGCGGCACATCGTCAAGGCGTTCGCCTCCACGCACCTGCCGAAGCGCGTCATCCTGGGCGGCTCGATCTTCTGGGCCTCGGGGACGCCGTTCTCGGCGATCTACGAGACGATCGACATCGACGACGTCGGCAACTCCGCGCCGCGCTTCTCCTACGTGAACGGACGGCGGAACGACCAGCGCAACGGGGATCAGTGGACCGTGAACGGCCGCGTCGAGAAGGGGTTCGCGATCTCCGGAAAGTCGGCCGAGGCCTACTTCGCCGTCGACAACCTCCTCGGCCAGGACGACGTCACGCTCTACGAGTCGCGGGCGAGCGCGGGGGCTCTCGGCCTCCGCAGCTTCAACCGCCGGTTCGGGCGCCGATGGGAGATGGGGATGAGCATCCACATCTGA
- a CDS encoding amidohydrolase family protein, protein MDGTGGPARAADVLVALDVIEEVAPPGSIPDSAADGVVDASGKIVAPGFIDLHSHGDLILALDDEPLRRRLVHGRLAQGITTEVVGNCGLGAAPVAHAHERELRDVVAWMTPKDEAWRWRTVGEYLDRLEALGVPLNVATLVAHGALRVEEAGLARPLPWGESIAAIAASLDRALGDGAFGMSLGLIYPPGSFTPSTEIDPLARVLARRDALLTAHVRGSSETLLDAVEEILSYGRGAGVRVHHSHSEAVGPAHWAMIPRVLEMEGEARRAGVRVTYDMFPYTAAATSMAAIYPPWALAGGLGALVDRLRDPATRARVRRDVESLVPAWPPWGVNGWAHNLVLAVGWRRITVGTVATEGSRWAEGLSLTDLAERAGSDPFDAISDLMVAAEGRVSQIIHGISGDEADDSGLMSLLADPHSAFCTDANDVGRGLPHPAAYGTFPKILGEFVRGRGVLPIEEAIRKMTSYPAAILGLADRGVVRRGARADLVVFDAATIGSAATFAEPRRMADGIDLVIVNGETAVERGELRSMDAGKVLRR, encoded by the coding sequence GTGGACGGCACCGGCGGTCCCGCGCGCGCGGCCGACGTGCTCGTCGCCCTGGACGTCATCGAGGAGGTCGCGCCGCCGGGATCGATCCCGGATTCCGCCGCCGACGGCGTCGTGGATGCTTCCGGGAAAATCGTCGCGCCGGGATTCATCGACCTCCACTCCCACGGCGATCTGATCCTCGCGCTCGACGACGAGCCCCTGCGCCGCCGCCTCGTCCACGGGCGCCTCGCCCAGGGGATCACGACCGAGGTCGTCGGCAACTGCGGGCTGGGGGCCGCGCCGGTCGCGCACGCGCACGAGCGGGAGCTGCGCGACGTCGTCGCCTGGATGACGCCGAAGGACGAGGCGTGGAGATGGCGCACGGTCGGCGAGTACCTCGATCGCCTCGAGGCGCTCGGCGTTCCGCTGAACGTCGCGACGCTGGTCGCGCACGGCGCCCTCCGCGTCGAGGAAGCGGGGCTCGCTCGCCCCCTCCCGTGGGGCGAGTCGATCGCCGCGATCGCGGCCTCGCTCGATCGCGCGCTCGGCGACGGGGCCTTCGGGATGTCCCTCGGCCTCATCTACCCTCCCGGGAGCTTCACGCCGTCGACCGAGATCGACCCTCTCGCGCGGGTCCTCGCGCGCCGCGACGCCCTTCTCACCGCGCACGTCCGTGGCTCGAGCGAGACGCTCCTCGACGCGGTCGAGGAGATCCTTTCGTACGGGCGCGGGGCGGGGGTGCGCGTCCACCACTCGCACAGCGAGGCGGTGGGGCCGGCGCACTGGGCCATGATTCCCCGCGTCCTCGAAATGGAGGGCGAAGCCCGGCGCGCCGGCGTCCGCGTGACGTACGACATGTTCCCGTACACCGCCGCCGCCACGTCGATGGCGGCGATCTACCCGCCGTGGGCGCTCGCGGGGGGGCTCGGCGCCCTGGTAGATCGCCTCCGGGATCCTGCGACGCGCGCGCGCGTGCGCCGCGACGTCGAGAGCTTGGTGCCGGCCTGGCCGCCCTGGGGAGTGAACGGGTGGGCGCACAACCTCGTGCTCGCCGTCGGCTGGCGCCGCATCACGGTGGGGACCGTGGCGACCGAGGGATCGCGCTGGGCCGAGGGTCTCTCACTTACTGATCTCGCCGAGCGAGCCGGGAGCGATCCCTTCGACGCGATTTCGGATCTCATGGTCGCGGCGGAGGGGCGGGTCTCGCAGATCATCCACGGGATCTCGGGGGACGAGGCCGACGACTCGGGCCTCATGTCGCTCCTCGCCGATCCTCACTCAGCCTTCTGCACCGACGCGAACGACGTCGGGCGCGGCCTTCCTCATCCCGCCGCCTACGGGACGTTTCCGAAGATCCTCGGCGAGTTCGTGCGCGGGCGAGGGGTGCTGCCGATCGAGGAGGCGATCCGGAAGATGACCTCCTATCCGGCGGCGATCCTCGGCCTCGCCGATCGCGGCGTCGTCCGAAGGGGTGCGCGGGCGGATCTGGTGGTCTTCGATGCGGCGACGATCGGCTCGGCCGCGACGTTCGCCGAGCCGAGGAGGATGGCCGACGGGATCGATCTCGTGATCGTCAACGGGGAGACCGCCGTCGAGCGCGGCGAGCTCAGGTCGATGGACGCGGGGAAGGTGCTGCGGCGGTGA